From the Terriglobia bacterium genome, the window ACCTCCGCCTCGGACAGTCCGCTACCACCCTTTCCGGCGGTGAAGCTCAGCGCCTGAAGCTCGCCGCGCACCTCGCTCGCACCGAAAACCAGGGCATCCTCTATATCCTCGATGAACCCACTACCGGCCTGCACTTCGACGACATCCAGAAACTCCTCGCCGCTTTTCGCAAGCTCCTCGAAAGCGGCGCCTCCCTCCTCGTCATCGAGCACAACCTCGACGTCATCAAGTGCGCCGACTGGCTTGTCGACCTCGGCCCCGAGGGCGGTGATCTGGGTGGCCGCATTATTGCCACCGGAACCCCGGAGCAGGTTGCGCGCAACGCCCAGTCGCACACCGGCCGCTACCTCGCCCGGGTCTTGCAGGCCAGCGCTCAGGCAAAGCGCCCGTCCAACGGCGCATCCAATCCCGGAGACAAAGCCGGCAACGGCGCCGGAAAATAATGAACGCCGCACGCCTCCTCCGCGTCTCGCTTCTCGCGCTCCTGTCCGGCGCGGCAAGCGCGCACGCCCAGACCCCCGCGCCGCGCAAGCCTCGCCCGGCTGCCACCCAGAAACTCCGCAACCCCCTGAACGATCTCCTCGATGAGGCGCAGCGCGCCATCGAACGCCAGGACTTCCCGGCCGCGCTGGCTCCGCTGCAGAACGTCGTCGCCCAGCAGCCTGACTTTGCCTACGGCCATTTTCAGCTCGCCTACGTTTTCACCGCCCTCCAGCGCTGGGACGACGCCCGCGCGGAATACCAGCGCGCCGCCGCGCTCGACCCCAAACTCGCCGAAGCCCACCTCAATCTCGGCCTGCTCCTCCTGGACCGCGACCCCGCCGCCGCTGTCGTTCCACTCCGCAAAGCCGTCGAACTGCTTCCCGCGCAGAGCCGCCCGCGCTTTCTGCTGGGCCTGGCCCTGGAGCGCACCAACGATCTGTCCGGCGCGCGGGAAGCACTGGAAGGCGCCGCTAAACTCGACCCGCGCGATTTCGAAACCCATCTGGCCCTCGCCCGCGTCCTTCTCCGCGCCAATCAATTCGCGCCTGCCGAAGCAAACTTCCGCGAAGCCCTGGCCCTCCAGCCGGACTCCGCTCCGGCGCGCCTGGGCCTCGCCCAGGCGCTCGACGCCCAGCAGAAGCCGGAGGCCGTCGAGGCCTACCGCGGCTATCTCCAGCTTCAGCCCGCCGACCGCGCGGCCCGCGCCCGCGTCTTGCGCTTTCTTTTCGAACAGAAGGAATATGACGCCGCGCTGGCGGAGCTCGACCGCATGGACGCCGCGCAGCCCCCGGACGTCCTCCTTCTGCGCCTCCGCGCCGACATCCTGATCGCGCAATCCCGCTGGGACGATGCCATCGCCACCCTGCAGCGCGCCATCGCTCTCGCTCCCGAGCAGCGCGACCTCCGCGCCGGCCTCGGCCGCCTCTATCTCCAAAAGCGCGATTTTCCCTCCGCCGAGCGCGAACTCCTGGCCGTCCTGCGCGCGGATGCCAGCGACTTGACGGCGTGGAAGGACCTGAGCTCCGCCTATTATCTCCAGGGCGACTGCCCCGCGGCCCTGACGGCCCTCGACGAACTCGCCCGCCGCCAGGATTTGAACTCCGGTGCTTGGTTTGTCCGCGCCACCTGCTACGATAAACTCCGGAAGATGCCCCAGGCGATCGAGGCCTATCAGAAATTTCTGAGCCTCGACAAGGGGCAGAACTCCAATCAGGACTGGCAGGCGCAGCAGCGCATCGCTGTCTTGCGCCACATGCTCGAGAACAAGCGCTGACTCCATGACCTCGCGACGCGCATTTGCGGCCGTTGTTTTTGCTTGGCTGGCACTGGCTGGCGGCGCCGGCGCCGCGCAGCAAGCCGCTCCCGCGGCCAAGATCGCGGAGCTGCAAGCCCGCTTTGACCGCGAGACCCATTCCGGGCGTAAAGCCAAGCTCTTGCAAAAGCTCGGCGACGCCCAGTTTGCCGAATCCCGCCGTGCCGGCAATGCCGGGGATTACCAGACCGTCGGCCTGCTCCTGGAAAAGTATCGCGATAACGTGCGCGCGGCCCTCGCCGCCGTGCGCCGCCAGCATCCCCAGGCGGAGAAGAATCCCGGCGAATACAAGAGGATGGAAGTGCACGTGCGCAGAGGCCTGCGCGAGCTGGACGAGACGCTCCTGGTAGCGCCCCCGCCATACCGGCCGCCCCTGCACATCGTGCGCAATGATTTGCAGGAGATCGAGGAGGAATTGCTGCGCCTGCTGTTTCCGCGGCGGCCGGGCGAGCAGCCCGTCCCCCAGAAACCTCCCGCGCCGTGAGGCTGCCATGATCCCTATGCGAAGCTTGGCTCTCTCTGTTTTTCTGGGAATCCTCTTTCCCCTGCTGGGCGCTGCCGCGCCCCGGCAGGTTGACCGCTTTGCGGTCACACAAATCAAGGACTATCTCTCCGCCATGGAAGCCGACAAGATTCGCGACGCCGAGACCCCCAACGAGCGCATCAAGCTCTTTCTCTCCTTCGCCGAGGACCGCCTGAAGAAATTCCAGTACGAGCTCGCCCACCCTTCGCCCTACCGCCATCCGGAAATCCTCAACACCCTGATGAATTCCTATGTCAGTTGCGTGGACGACGCCGCCGACCTCATCCAGCTTGGCAAGGAGAAGCAGCAGAACATCCGGCAGGGAATTGACCTGATGATCGCGCGCTCCAAGGAGTTCCTGGCCACTCTCGAGCAGTTGGCCGCCAGCGGCGCCGAGCGCGACCTCTACAAGGACAATCTCGACGACGCCATCGAAGGCACCCACGACGCCCTGAGCGACGCCGAAAAGGCCAAGAAAGAAATTGCGCCCCCCCCCGTGCGCCGCAGGAACCGGCCGTGAAACAGCGCCAGCGCTCGCAGCTTATCCCTGGCGGCGATGCCCTCTGCCTGCGCCTCTACACCCGCCTCGGCTGTGACGGCCGCCCCCCGCGCTTCCGCATCGAGTTCTATCCCTACTCCAGTCTGGTCCTCACCATTCGCCGCCGCGAGGATACCGTCCTCGTCCGCTTCTCTGATCTCCTGGCCCGCGCCCCCCGCGCGGTCCTGGAAGGCGCCGCGGCGCTCCTGCTCGCCCGTCTCTACCGCAAGAAGCCCTCCGCTTCCCTCATCGCCCCGTATCTCGACTACGCCCGCTCCGGCCGCACCCGCGACCGCATGCACCGCATGCGCCGCCGGCGCGTCGTGCCCCGCGCCGCCCATCCCCGCGGCCTGGTCTTCGACCTCGATGCCATGTTCGAGCGCCTGAACCGCGAATATTTTTCCGCCGCCCTCGCCCGCCCCCATCTCGGCTGGAGCACCCGCTCCTGGCGCCGCCAGTTCGGCTGCTACGACCCCGGCCCCAACCAGATCCTCCTCAATCGCCGCCTCGACCGCCCCGGCGTTCCCCCATGCGCCGTCGAGTACGTCCTCTACCACGAAATGCTCCACGTGAAGCATCCCACCCGCCGCGCCGGTTGCAGCCTCGTCTCCCACTCCCCCGCCTTCCGCGCCGAAGAAAAACTCTTCCCCGCCTATGTCCGCGCCCGCCGCTACCTCGACCGCCTCTAGCCCGCCTTTTTCAAGAGAGTCACCTTGTAGGAGCGAAGCTTGCCTCGCCCCGGCCAGGCCCCGGACAGCCGTCGGGACTCCGCCCGCTGCAGCACGAGCAACCCCCTGTCCCGGGTGCCACTCCGAGAGTGCGCTCTTCGCTGCCTCGCTCCGCGCAGGAAGTTGTGATACGGGTCACAGTATTTACTTCTGTTTCTTGAGATAAAGCGGCGGAGCGGGAGACGTGCTCCTTGTATGTGGGGAAGTTGCTTCTGTCCTGTAGGGATTTGCTGAAGCTGCGAGACCTCCATGAAAACTTTGCATCGGACGATCCCCATTGTTTTGCTGTCGCTCGTGGCCCTGGCGATGGTGGGAATCGTATTGGTCAGATACTGGGTCACCGGCCCGAAGCAGCAGAATACGGCCGATGCTACGCTGAACGGCCGGCCGGGTCTTGTGGACGAACAACCCCTGGTGACGGCGCAAAGGCTGGCGGCGCTTGCCGTGACCTCGGAAGAAATGGACTTCGCGCATGAGGCCGTGCGAGTGGCTGATCATGAAGTGGATCTGACCTTCACCTCCGCACTTCGTAATCTGACTTTGCATCCTCCTTCCCTGACCCCGGCAGCCCGTGCGATCTTGACGCGCGTAGAGGAAATCCAGGACCGCGTGAAAGCGGAGCAGGCTGACATTGCCCGTCTGCAGCAGCTTCTGCCCAAGGCGGAAGGAGACCGCAGGGAAGCTCTCGAACAGGAGCTTCAACTCGAACAAGCAGTCTTGGAGGTCGACCAGGAGGACCTCGGTGCTAACCGGCAGGAACTTATCCGCGCCGGAGGTGATCCGCGGAGCATCATTCAACGGTTGCTGGAACAGCACGAGGCGTGGCGCCAGCGTCTGGAGGGCAGTGCCGCCGGTGGGCTGGTTCCTGGAGACTCGCGGGTAAAAACCGTAGAACCCGAATCTCGAAGCGTCATCGCGCAATTCCGCGTTTGGCGGCAACTGTCGGCAAAACAACGGGAGCTGGCGCGGGCAAAGGAAGAAGTGAAGCGCCGCTCGGCGGAGCTGGCCGGGAAACATCAAGCGTTCGAACGAGCGGCGGCAGGGGATAGCGCGCCGGATACCAGCCAGCCGGCACCCGGCACTCCGCAAGTGAGTGACGCTGCAACAAGCAAGCAGTCGAACTCAGCGGAGATTTTTTCCATCTTGAAGCGCGTTGCGGAGGAACAGAAAAACCTGGCGGAGCTGGACAAACGGATTCAGGATCTCCAGCAACTCGATATCATTTATGGGAACTGGAGTGGCTTGGTCAAGGCACAGGAGCGCGTCTATGTGACCGGACTGCTCGAGTCGGCACTCTGGATACTCGCCGCCCTTCTTCTGGTGTTTTTAGCGGACCCCTTGCTGCGGGCCATACTTTCCCGGGTCGCTCCAGAAAATAAACGCCTGCTGACCATCCGCACCGTGGCGCGTTTCGCCACGCAGGCCATCGGAATCGCCTTGATTTTGCTGGTCCTCTTCGGGCCGCCAAATCAGTTGGCGACGGTCGTCGCTCTTGCCGGTGCGGGTCTAACCGTGGCTCTCAAGGATTTCATTATTGGCTTCTTCGGTTGGTTTGCACTCATGGGACGCAATGGCATCCGGCCGGGTGACTGGGTGGAAATTAGCGGCATTGGCGGCGAAGTGCTGGAGGTCGGCCTGCTCCACACGGTCCTCTTGGAGACCGGAAATTGGTCTGACGCGGGCCACCCCACGGGCCGCAAGGTGAACTTCTCAAACAGCTTTGCCATCGAAGGCCATTACTTTAACTTTTCAACCTCCGGGCAGTGGCTTTGGGACGAAATTCAGGTACCCATCCCTCCAGGTACTGATCCCTATCCCATTGCCGAAGCGATTCAGAAAAGCGTCGCCGCGGAGACACTGGCCAATATGCAGCTGGCCGAGCAGGAATGGCAGCGCGTCGTGCCTGCCCCTGCCGGACGCTCTTTTTCGGCATCGCCGTCAATCAGCGTGCGGCCCACAAACCTTGGCGTGAATGTGATTGTCCGTTATATCACGCGCGCTCAGGAACGGCATGAAGTTCGATCGCGCCTCTATCACGAAATCGTGGAACTCCTCCGCAGCAAGCAAATTCCGCAAACCCAGCCTCAGAGCGAGGCTTCGACCTCCTTCCCGGTTGCTCGCTGACCAAATGTGACCTCCTGCCGCAAGCGGTTTGTTCCGCCCTTCGCCCGCATCTTCTCTATTTTTAGGGGGAACTCGACTTCTTCATCCGCCACAGCCGTGTTCACCGGCTGCCTCGGCATGGTGCGATCGGCAACGATTACCCGTCCCGCGCGTTGCGTTCAGCAGAGCGAACCGTTACTTGCTGCGCGCAAACTCGACAAAATCGCGGCCCATGTAGAGCCGGTACGCGCCCGCCGATGGCGCGCTCACAACCTGGAGAGGCACCGGCCGCTTCATCTCTGCATCTTTGGAGGAAGCAACCTGAAACAGGTCGTGCGCACCGAGATCCATCACCACAAACTTGCCATCTTTCGGGAAACCAAAGCCGTAGGCACCAGCCGGCAGCTTCTGTCCGCCGATTTCCAGCGCAACCTCGCTGATCAGATACCCCTGCCATTTCTCGCGAATTCCGCTGGAATAGCCGGAGGCGTCGACCGCCCCCGCCAGAGTGTAGGCGTCATCGCTAAAACGGATTCCCCCGGTATTGCGCAGCTGGACGGACGTGACCTGCCCATGGAAGAAGATTTTCTCGGGGAAAAGTTTTGCGCCAATGTCGTTTGCCTTGAGGATGGCATCACTCGCCGCAGGAGAGGCGCCGGCAAATGGAATCTGCAGCAGCAAAGTAAGAAGAAGCAGCAAGGCAAGTCCGGCCAAAAGCTTCACGCGTGTCATTCGATGATCTCCCTTCGATTGGAATCCGATTTCAATTACATCCATGCTTCTGATGCAGCATTCCTTACCAGGGATGTCCATTTCGGCCTCCCGGCAGCCGTAAGTTTACACCCGTTTGTTTCCCGTCGGGCACTTCCAGCACAGGAAAGAAATGCAGCCAGCGCTATCCGGTTCGCTCAAACACCTGTAACCTTCGGGCTATTCAGGCGTATTCTCAGCCCAGCGGTTCGAGGCTGCGAATTTCGTTCGGAGATCATCCCTTGCTTTCCGACTGGACATTCACTCCGTTCTACGCCGTGATCTTCTGCTGGTTCGCTTTCGCCGCCGTATTCCTGTTCCGCAAACGCCCGCCCGCCCCGCAGGAAAGCATTCGCGAGCGGCGCGCCCTCGGGCCCATCGCCCTCCAGGCCATCGCCTACGCCGCAGTCGGGGCGGCGCACCGCCACCCCGCATCGCCTCTTTTCACTCCCGCCTGGACTCCCGTCCTCGGTATTCTTGCCGTTCTGTTGGCAGCGTCTTCTGTCAGCCTGGTTCTGGTCAGTGTGCGCACGCTCGGGCGGCAATGGGCCATCGCGGCGCGCCTCATCGAAGGCCATGCACTCATCACCGCGGGCCCCTACCGTTTCGTTCGCAATCCCATCTATACGGGCATGTTCGGCATGCTCCTTGCCACGGGTCTCGTGGTAAGCCACGGGCTCGGTTTGCTCCTGGGAATCGTTCTCTTTCTCGCCGGAACGATCTGGCGAGTGCGTTTGGAAGAGCAGTTGTTGCGCGCGCAGTTCGGCGCCGAATTCGCGCGGTATCGCGCCAAAGTGCCGGCCCTCATTCCCGGCGTGTGGTAATTCCCGGCTGCGCCCGGCGAGTTGACAGGCCCGTATTCCTTCTATACCGTGCCCGCATGTCATCCAAGAAACCGCTCGCCTTGGCGCGCACCACGGCCCCAATCGGCGTGCGGATCGAACGCGCCGCCGATGTCCTCACCTTCACCCTGGACAATTCCGCGCGCGGCAATGAGGTCACTGGTCCGATGTTCGACGCCATGCTGGCCGAGCTGGGCTCCGAAGCCGCTCGCCCCACCGCCCGGGTTCTGCGCATTCGCGCGCGCGGCAATGTCTTCTGCACCGGGCGCGAGCGCGCCGGCCGCGACGCCGCGGCCATCCGGCACGAAGTAACGCGTCTCATCGGCCTCAAGCGCGCTCTCCGTGCCTCCCCCTTGATCAGCGTCGCGGAGGTCCAGGGGGATGCCCTCGGTTTCGGCTTCGGCCTGGCCATCGTTTGTGACTTCGTTCTTGTCGCGCAGCACGCGGCCCTGGGTTTTCCCGAGATGCGCAACGGGCTCGCCCCGGCCGCCATCATGGCCTACCTCGGCGAGTACGCCCTGCCGCGCTTCGCCTTTCCCCTGGTCCTCTTCGGCGATCCCATCACCCCGCAACACGCGCTGCAAATCGGCCTCATCTCGCAAGTCTGCCCGGCCAAACGTCTCGCCCTAAACGCTGACGCTCTCGTCCGGCGCATCCTGCGCCTCGACCCCGCTGCCACCCGCCGCTGCAAGGAATTCTTCCAGATCGCCCAGCAGCACTCTTTCGACGAGAATTGCCGCCTCGCCGTGGAAGCCCTGACCCTGGGCAGCATGGCCCTGCTTGCGAGGCAAGACTGAATTGGCTCTGCAGGCCAATGCCGCCGCGCGCCTCGACCGCCTCCCGCCTTCTTCGTTTCATCGCCGCATCCTGGCGTTGATCGGCATCGGCATGTTCTTCGATGGTTTTGACGTCTACGTTGCCGCAACCGTTCTTGGCGCCACCCTCAAAAGCGGTTTCTCCACCATCCAGCAGAGCGCCCAGTTCGTCTCCGTGACCTTTCTCGGCATGATGCTGGGGTCCTTTCTGACCGGTTTCCTCGGAGACCGCTACGGCCGCCGCTTCACCTATCAAGCCAATCTCGCCATCTTCGGTCTCGCCTCCCTCGCTTCCGCTTTTGTCCCCTCCATGCACGTGCTGATCCTGCTTCGCGGCATCATGGGTCTGGGGCTTGGCGCCGAAATCGTCGTTGGCTTTTCAACGCTGACGGAGTTTGTCCCCCCGCAAGCCCGCGGCAGATGGCTGGGCGCCCTCTCCGTCACCGTCGTATCCAGCTTGCCCATCTCCGCGCTCGTCGCCACGCTGCTCATCCCGCGCTTCGGCTGGCGCGTCATGTTTGTTATCGGTGGCTTGGGTGCTCTCGTGGTTTGGTATTTGCGCAAGTCACTTCCGGAGTCGCCCCGTTGGCTCGAATCGGTCGGTAAAACCGAAGAAGCGGAGGCCATCCTGCAAGCGATCGAGCGCGAAGTCTCGTTCCAGCGCGGCCCGCTTCCTCCGCCGGTGCAAGTCGTTTCCGCTCCCCCATCGCGGAGCCTCGCTTCGCTGTTTAGCCCCGTGCTCTTCACTCGCATGGTCGTGGGAGCCGTTACCCTCATCGTCGCCAACACCTTGATCTATGGATTTGTCACCTGGCTGCCCACGTTCTTCGTCCAGGAAGGCCGCAGCATCGCCACTTCCTTCGGCTATTCCCTGATCATGTCCATTGGCGCGCCTGTCGGGTCGTCCATTGGCGCGTTTACGGCGGATTCCTGGGGGCGCAGGCCAACCATCATCGGCGCGTCCCTGCTCACCATCCTGCTCGGCGGTATCTATCCTTTCATCCAGGATCCTGTCCTGCTGCTTCTCGTCGGCTTCTTGTTGATGATCCCCATCTATGTGCTGGTCACGCTGCTCTTCGCCATTTATATTCCCGAACTCTTCCCCACCGAAGTTCGCCTGCGCGCCACCGGGATTTGCAATACGTTCGGGCGCGGCTCGACCATCGTCACGCCCTTCCTCGTCGTCGCCTTGCTCCGCTCCCACGGCGTCGGCGGAGTCCTCAGCCTGATGATCGGCCTTCTGATCGTGCAGATTGTGGTTGTTCTCTTCTTTGGCATCGAGCCCAGGAAGCGCCGCCTCGAAGAGATCGGCCCCGAATTGCCTGGCGGCGAAAAGGTCTTGCGTCCGCAAAAGGAGTTGGCGTAATCACCGCCGCGCTGCGGGGCGTGGTCCAGGAAGAAACGAGGCGTCTTGATCGCTGGCTTCCTCTGCGCCGCGGCAATCGGCCGGGGGCAGCTCTCGGGAAAGCTGTTCGTGGGATTTCTCGGGCATCCGCATGAGCGCCGGTTCCCAGCGTGTCGTAGAATAGGCGTCCTTGTTGACTCTGCCTGAACTCGGCCGTCTGCGCGTCGTCCTGGTGGCCACGCGCAACCCTCTTAACATCGGCGCCGCAGCCCGCGCCATGAGCAACTTCGGCTTCCTTCGTCTGCGCGTGGTCAACCCCTACGAAGTCGCCTTTCGCGAAGCCCGTTCCGCCGTCGGCGCCTCCGCGCTGCTCGCCGCCGCCGAAGAGTTCAAAACCGTGGCCGAAGCCGTCGCCGATTGCTCCCTCGTCGTGGGCGCCACCGCGGTCACCCGCCGCGAATTGCAGCACTCCCTTCGCCGCCTGGAAGACGGCGCGCGCCTCATTCGCAAGCAACTCGCCTCCAGCCGCGTCGCTCTTTTGTTCGGTTCGGAGAAAGTGGGCCTCAGGAACGAAGACCTCAGCCACTGCCACTGGCTGCTGCGCATCCCGGCGCGCGAGGAGCATCCCTCGATGAACCTGGGCCAGGCGGTCGCCCTCTGTCTGTACGAACTCGTGCGCCATTCCGGCGCCGCGCGCCAGCCCGAGAAAGAGAAGCTCGCCACTGCCGGCGAGCTCGAGCGCATCACCGCTCTGCTCCTCGACGCTCTGCGCTCCAGCGGCTATTTGCCCCCGCGCCCCGTGCCTTCCGCCGAGGAGAAAGTGCGCCGCCTCGTCCGCCGCCTCCATCTGCCCGCACGCGACGCCGGCCTCTGGCTGGGCATGCTCCGCCAGATCGTCTGGAAGACCCGTTCCGGAAAATAACCGGTTCGCAACAGCCCTTCCCGCCCGTTCAGCGCAGGGTTTTTCTCAGGCGTGTGCCGGCCTTCTTCAGGTCGTATGCCAGATTCTCGACCCGCTTCGACAGCTGCGTCAGTTCCTCTCTGGCCACCTCTGCTGCCTTGGCCACTTTGTGGGCTGCGTGATTGGCTCGCCCCGCTGCGGTCCCGATTTTCACTGCCGCTGTTTGTAGTCGCGTTTTCCGTAGCATGCTTCGTTCTCCTTGTTAGGACCCTTCCGGCCTCCTTGTGGATTGTTTGGCGATCGTTTCTTGGCGAAAACGGCCGGTATGAGCGGGAAGGGAACCCCTAACAGTGGAACTCTTTTGCCCTCCCGGATTCAGTGATACGCATCACAGAGTCCGGTGAACGAAGAGCAAGGGGGATGCTTTCCCCCGGGAAGGCGGACTTCTTCTAGGCCAGCACTTCCGGAACTTCCATCTGCTGGTTGCGGAAGGCTGCGTCAAAGGCCTTGAGGACGGCAGGATCGAAGTCTTTGCCCGATCCTTGCAGCAGGATATCGCGGGCCTCGTAAGGCGACATTCCTTTGCGGTACGGCCGGTCACTGATCAGCGAATCATAAACATCGGCGACACTGATAATCCGCGCCTCCAGGGGGATGTCCTCGCCCTGCGTCGCGTGGTAGCCTGTGCCGTCAAACTTGTCGTGGTGCGCAAGGATGATCGGTAAGATTCGCCGCAGCGAACTGCCCACCGGGCTGAGGAAGGCGACTCCTTTCTCCACATGGGTCTTGATTTCTATCATTTCATCGTCGGTCAGCCGCGCCGCTTTGTAGAGCACTTCGCGGCTGGTTTCCAGCTTCCCGATGTCGTGCAGGAGCGCGGCCGCGCGCACGTCCTCCACCCGGTCCCCGGAAAAGCCCATGTTCTGGGCAATCTGGGTGGCGTAGACGGACACGCGGAACGAGTGATTCTGCGTGTATTTGTCGTTGGAGATAAACTGGTTGAGAATTTGCAAAACGCCGTAGTACGTATCTCGAACTTCCCGCAGTGCCCGTTCTTCCTTTTCGTGCAGTGTTCCCGCCGCATACGCGGTGATCAGGAGGAAACTGCCCCAGATCGTGAGATCCGACAAAGCCATGAGGTGGCCCAGTTCGGCGTGCAGATTGCTGCTCAGCGTCGCAGGGTTGAGAACATCTATCCAGCAAACGATCAGGATGGAGGCAATGGCCGTTTGCACGGCCCGCCGCCGCCCAAAATAGTAGGCGGCAAAAAGCGTTGGCAGACAGTAAAAAGTCAGAATCAACCGCTGGCCCGCGACGAAGCGGTTCACGATCCCTGCAAATGCAATAATGCTGAAAATCAGCAGCAGCTCTTTGTTGGTCTCCGCGGCTCTGTCAATCCATTTCTTGCCCATGGCGTAGTTCTCCAAGCCGAAAGGTCGAGGAGGGGAAGGGTCCAAATGACAGTGTGAACCCGCAAAGGAACGCGCGAAAGTGCAATCAAGATTGTGTGACCGAAGCGCCAACAAACCGCGCGCCTATTTCCACGCTACTTCCGTGATTACCGCTGGCGAAGCAATCCTCCTGACCGCGGCATGCGGCTATTCCGCAGAGTGTGATCGCAGGCGCGTGAATTGTCCGGGCTACTCCGCTTTCCCGCGCTTCTTCTCCAGCTCACTCTGGAGTTTCCCGATCCGTTTGCGCACCTTCGCGGCGTCTTCCGCGTGCGGAAATACTTCCAGATACCGCGTGAACGACCGCACCGCCTCCCGCTTCAGCCCCTTCTTCTGCTGCGCCTCGCCCAGTAGCAGGTAGGGCAGGGCATAATTGGGCCGCGACTCGATGGCGTCCCGGAAGCGGTCCATGGCCGCGTCCACGTCCCCCTTGCGCATGTAATATCGCCCCACCTCAATGTCCTTTTCCGCGCGCAGCGGATCGAACTTCGGCTGCTCCGGCGCCGCTGGCCGCGCCGGCAGGGGCGCAGCCTTCGGTCGCGTTTCGCCCTCTTCCAGGGGCCTCTTCGACGACGATTCCTGCGGCTCCTGCGCCATGCCCCGCGCGCCCGGCGCGCCCAATGCCCCCACTGCGGCCAGCGTCAGCACCCAGCGCCCTGCAAACCCCTTCTTCATTCGGCTCCCTCCCTTCTATCCGATTCGCTCTAGTATGATGGAAGATGTCCGGCCCGCGCAGCTTTCTCCGCGCCTTCCGGTCCACTTTCCATGGATCCACAGCAAAAAGCCGCCAGTCTCCCCGAAAGCCCGGGCGTCTACCTCTTCAAGGACGCCGCGGGAACCGTCCTCTATGTCGGGAAGGCCCTCTCTCTCCGCAACCGCGTCCGCTCCTATTTCCTCGAATCCCGCTGGACCGACGCCAAGACCGGCTCGCTCGTCCGCGAAATTGCCGACCTCGAAACCATCGTCGTCGGCAACGAGCGCGAAGCCCTGGCCCTCGAGCACAATCTCATCAAGCAGTACCGCCCCAAGTTCAACGTCCTTCTTCGCGATGACAAGACCTATCCCTACCTCAAATTCACCGCCGCCGAAAAATATCCCCGCGTCTATTTCACCCGTCGCATCATAAAAGACGGCTCGCTCTATTTCGGCCCCTATTTCCCGTCCAGCCTCGCCCGGCGCATCCTCCACTTCATCCACAAACGCTTCCAGGTCCCCTCCTGCACCGTGGACCTCACCCGCCCTCACCCGCGCCCCTGTCTGCAGCACTATATCCAGCGCTGCCTCGGCCCCTGCGTCCCCGGCCTCACCAGCGACGAGCGCTACTCCGAAGCCGCCCGCGACACCCGCATGTTCCTCGAAGGCCGCCGCCACGACCTCATCAAAAGTCTCGAAGCGCGCATGGCCGCCGCCTCCCGCGAAGAGCGCTTCGAGCAGGCCGCCGCCTATCGGGATCTTCTCCGCACCCTCGAGGACATCGAAGAGCGTCAGCGCATCGCCGCCGCGCAGGGCGACGATACCGACGTTCTCGCCTGCTACGCCGAGCCGCCCCTTGTCGCCGCCAATCTCTTCCACCTGCGCGGCGGCCGCGTCGTGGACCGCCGCGAATTCTACTGGGAGGATCTCGCCGAGTTCGACCCCCGCGAGTTCGTCCCCGCGCTCCTCAAGCAGCTTTACCTCGAAGCCGAATATCTTCCCCGCGCCATCCACGTCCCCGCCGATTTCGAGGACCGCGCGCTCCTCGAGGAGACCCTCTCCGAGCGCGCCGGCCACAAAGTGGAAATCCTCGCGCCGCAACGCGGTCCCAAGCGCGCCTTCCTCGACCTGGTGGAAACTAACGCCCAGCACTCCTTCACGCAGCGCTTCCGCGTGCTCAAACCCACTTCCCGCGCCATTGCCGAAGCCCTGCAGAGCGCTCTCGATCTTCCCGAGCCGCCCCAGCGCATCGAGAGCTTCGACGTCTCGCACATTCAGGGCACCGACACCGTGGCTTCCATGGTCGTCTGGGAAAACGGCCGCATGAAAAAATCCGGCTATCGCAAGTTCATCATCCGCGGCGTCCCCGGCCCGGACGGCGCGCCCGTCCTCAACGACGATTTCGCCAGCATG encodes:
- a CDS encoding tetratricopeptide repeat protein, which translates into the protein MNAARLLRVSLLALLSGAASAHAQTPAPRKPRPAATQKLRNPLNDLLDEAQRAIERQDFPAALAPLQNVVAQQPDFAYGHFQLAYVFTALQRWDDARAEYQRAAALDPKLAEAHLNLGLLLLDRDPAAAVVPLRKAVELLPAQSRPRFLLGLALERTNDLSGAREALEGAAKLDPRDFETHLALARVLLRANQFAPAEANFREALALQPDSAPARLGLAQALDAQQKPEAVEAYRGYLQLQPADRAARARVLRFLFEQKEYDAALAELDRMDAAQPPDVLLLRLRADILIAQSRWDDAIATLQRAIALAPEQRDLRAGLGRLYLQKRDFPSAERELLAVLRADASDLTAWKDLSSAYYLQGDCPAALTALDELARRQDLNSGAWFVRATCYDKLRKMPQAIEAYQKFLSLDKGQNSNQDWQAQQRIAVLRHMLENKR
- a CDS encoding M48 family metallopeptidase, whose translation is MKQRQRSQLIPGGDALCLRLYTRLGCDGRPPRFRIEFYPYSSLVLTIRRREDTVLVRFSDLLARAPRAVLEGAAALLLARLYRKKPSASLIAPYLDYARSGRTRDRMHRMRRRRVVPRAAHPRGLVFDLDAMFERLNREYFSAALARPHLGWSTRSWRRQFGCYDPGPNQILLNRRLDRPGVPPCAVEYVLYHEMLHVKHPTRRAGCSLVSHSPAFRAEEKLFPAYVRARRYLDRL
- a CDS encoding mechanosensitive ion channel produces the protein MKTLHRTIPIVLLSLVALAMVGIVLVRYWVTGPKQQNTADATLNGRPGLVDEQPLVTAQRLAALAVTSEEMDFAHEAVRVADHEVDLTFTSALRNLTLHPPSLTPAARAILTRVEEIQDRVKAEQADIARLQQLLPKAEGDRREALEQELQLEQAVLEVDQEDLGANRQELIRAGGDPRSIIQRLLEQHEAWRQRLEGSAAGGLVPGDSRVKTVEPESRSVIAQFRVWRQLSAKQRELARAKEEVKRRSAELAGKHQAFERAAAGDSAPDTSQPAPGTPQVSDAATSKQSNSAEIFSILKRVAEEQKNLAELDKRIQDLQQLDIIYGNWSGLVKAQERVYVTGLLESALWILAALLLVFLADPLLRAILSRVAPENKRLLTIRTVARFATQAIGIALILLVLFGPPNQLATVVALAGAGLTVALKDFIIGFFGWFALMGRNGIRPGDWVEISGIGGEVLEVGLLHTVLLETGNWSDAGHPTGRKVNFSNSFAIEGHYFNFSTSGQWLWDEIQVPIPPGTDPYPIAEAIQKSVAAETLANMQLAEQEWQRVVPAPAGRSFSASPSISVRPTNLGVNVIVRYITRAQERHEVRSRLYHEIVELLRSKQIPQTQPQSEASTSFPVAR
- a CDS encoding isoprenylcysteine carboxylmethyltransferase family protein: MLSDWTFTPFYAVIFCWFAFAAVFLFRKRPPAPQESIRERRALGPIALQAIAYAAVGAAHRHPASPLFTPAWTPVLGILAVLLAASSVSLVLVSVRTLGRQWAIAARLIEGHALITAGPYRFVRNPIYTGMFGMLLATGLVVSHGLGLLLGIVLFLAGTIWRVRLEEQLLRAQFGAEFARYRAKVPALIPGVW
- a CDS encoding enoyl-CoA hydratase/isomerase family protein; the encoded protein is MSSKKPLALARTTAPIGVRIERAADVLTFTLDNSARGNEVTGPMFDAMLAELGSEAARPTARVLRIRARGNVFCTGRERAGRDAAAIRHEVTRLIGLKRALRASPLISVAEVQGDALGFGFGLAIVCDFVLVAQHAALGFPEMRNGLAPAAIMAYLGEYALPRFAFPLVLFGDPITPQHALQIGLISQVCPAKRLALNADALVRRILRLDPAATRRCKEFFQIAQQHSFDENCRLAVEALTLGSMALLARQD